Below is a genomic region from Mycolicibacterium neworleansense.
CTGGGTCAGGTGCTGGTGTTCGACGGGCACCGGGGCACTGTGGTGGGAACACCGCTGGATCTGGTCTCCGGCGTGGACCCGACCGATTCCCAGCGGGGTCTGGGCGATTGCCAGCCGGCCCGGTCGCGGTGCCCGGTGGCGGCGGCGCCCGCTTTCTCTCATGAGGCCGGTCGCGTGGTGCTCAGCGTGTGGCAGCCCGGGGCCGAGGCGCCGGTGCTGGTCGGCTTGCGTTACCACCGTGGCGAGAAGACGTTGTTGACGCAGGAGTGGACCAGCACCGCCGTCGGGCGCGGGCCGCTGGGCAGCCCGGTGCTGTCCGCCGACGGTTCGACGGTGTACGTCAACGGCCGTGACCAGAAACTGTGGGCGCTCAACTCCGCCGACGGCACGCCGAAATGGTCGGTGCCACTGAACTATCTGGCCCAGACGCCACCATCGGTGTCACCGGACGGCCTGATCGTGGCCGGCGGCGGCCCCGAGGCCAAACTGACCGCGGTGCGCGATGCCGGGGACCATGGCGAGGTGGCCTGGACCCGTGACGATGTCGTCCCGTTGACCACGTCGAGCCGGGCGGGCGGGGTCGGTTACACCGTTGCCCGCGAAGGTGGGCACGGTCAGACCCTGTTGGTGTTCGACACCGCCGATGGACACACGCTCAACGCATATCCCGTGCCGGAGGCCACCGGCTGGCCCGTCGGGGTGTCGATCGGGCACGATCACCGGATCGTCACCGCGACAAGCGACGGCCAGGTGTACGGCTTCGCCCCGGCCTGATCGCGAGGTCAGGCCAGCAGTGCCGCCACGGCGGACCGCGGCACGCTGGCCTGGCTGGCCCCGGCGGCCTCGGGCAGCAACTCGCCCTGCCCGAAGAAGAAGATGACCGAGTCGTCGGTGATCGCGAAGTTCTGGTAGTGCACGGGGTCCAGGCCGACGGTCGGAGGGATGGCCTGTTCCACACCGGACTGCTTCTGCAGTTCACGCTGAACGATCGGGAAGATCACGTCCAACGGTCTGGAGCCCGGCTTGAAAAGGGTGTCGAAGGTGATCGGCGCCCGGGTGGCCACGTTGTAGTTGAACGTCTTGTACCAGGTCTGGGGGTGGGCGCCACCGACGTTCTGATACACCTCGAACACCAGGCTCTGGGTGTGCGCCGGCGTCCCGGAACTGTAGGCGGTGCCCTTGGCGTCGAGGACGTACGGCTGATCGCGTGAACCGGGCATGTCCGAGACGTTGACGAATCCGTCGCGGGTCTGGGTCAGGTAGGCCGCGACGGCCGGTTGATCGGGGTAGCCGACCGGGAACGTGTAATCCAGCGTGTAGGTGGCGTTGGCTGTGTGCACCTGACAGATCTGGTCGCCGTCGACGGTGCCGCCGAGGTCGGCGCAGGCCGACTGCGCAGCTGCCACGGGCATGCCGAGCCAGCCGAGCAGCGCACCGGCTGCCAGCAGCGCTGTCACAGGGGGAATTCGCATCGTCAGTCGTCCTCGCAGGCGATCAACTCACACCGGTGGATGCACCGGCGTGTTTCGTTCAGGGTACGTTGCCGCTATCGCGACGGGCGACAAATGAATGCCGTCGCCCGGGCGGCCGCCCCGGAACCGAGCCGCGTGATCACCACCGACAGGTGTTCGGTGCCGCGCAGCCGCATCCGGGACCGCAGCGCATCGGGATCCACGTCCAGACCCCGAACCAGGATCTCCAGGGCGCCCACGGATCGGGCTGCCAGCGCCGCGCGCAGTCGCCGCTCCTGGAAATGCAGCTGTTCGAGGACCTCGAATCCGCGCACCCCGACGGGCAACTCGTCGCCGGACAGGTAGGCGATGTCGGGGTCGAGCTGCCACAGCCCGTGCCGCGCCGCATAGTGGCGCACCAGGCCGGCACGCACCACCGCACCGTCAGGGTCCACGATCCAGCGCCCGGCCGGCGCGACAGGGCAGTCGTCGGGTTCGGCGTCGCTGATCTCTTCCCCGGTCTCGAGCAGGCTGGCGCGCCGATGCACGCCGTGTTGGCTCAGACCCGGTGACCACAGGCAGGCTTCGCGTACGCTGCCGCCGACCGAGGTCACCTCGATCTCCCCGGCGAACCCCATCTTGGCGAGTTCGTCGAAATCGATTCCCGGGGCGCACTTCACCACGAGGTCGCGGTCACGGTAGACGTCCAGGACCGCGTCGAGCGCCGGGGTGTACGCGCGCGGGTCGAAGCGGCGCCGTCCGCCGGACCGGCGGGCGGGGTCGATGATCACCACCGTGTCGCGAGTGACGGGCGCCAGCGCGTCGGCCCGGCAGAGGTCGACGCCTTCGGCGTTGTGCGCGGCCATCGCCAAACGCACCGGATCGAGATCGCTTCCGAGCAGCTGCGTTGCGCAATCACGCAGTGCCACAAGCTCACCGCCGATCGAGCAGGTGGCGTCGTGCACGCGGGCACCGGCCAGCCGGCGGGCCCGGTGGGCAGCCACGGGTGCGGCCGTGGCCTGTTGCAGCGCCTCGTCGGTGAACAGCCACCGCCCCGGGTCGTCGAATTTGGCCGCGGCCCGGCGCCTGAGCTGTACGGTCTCCAC
It encodes:
- a CDS encoding THUMP-like domain-containing protein, with protein sequence MVLQRDGHGGQALLSGGVAFDLSHVAYLRSEAGEQALGEVAERRLTGAGLVSDIAAVRTQFGDRAGILVETVQLRRRAAAKFDDPGRWLFTDEALQQATAAPVAAHRARRLAGARVHDATCSIGGELVALRDCATQLLGSDLDPVRLAMAAHNAEGVDLCRADALAPVTRDTVVIIDPARRSGGRRRFDPRAYTPALDAVLDVYRDRDLVVKCAPGIDFDELAKMGFAGEIEVTSVGGSVREACLWSPGLSQHGVHRRASLLETGEEISDAEPDDCPVAPAGRWIVDPDGAVVRAGLVRHYAARHGLWQLDPDIAYLSGDELPVGVRGFEVLEQLHFQERRLRAALAARSVGALEILVRGLDVDPDALRSRMRLRGTEHLSVVITRLGSGAAARATAFICRPSR
- a CDS encoding esterase, producing the protein MRIPPVTALLAAGALLGWLGMPVAAAQSACADLGGTVDGDQICQVHTANATYTLDYTFPVGYPDQPAVAAYLTQTRDGFVNVSDMPGSRDQPYVLDAKGTAYSSGTPAHTQSLVFEVYQNVGGAHPQTWYKTFNYNVATRAPITFDTLFKPGSRPLDVIFPIVQRELQKQSGVEQAIPPTVGLDPVHYQNFAITDDSVIFFFGQGELLPEAAGASQASVPRSAVAALLA
- a CDS encoding outer membrane protein assembly factor BamB family protein encodes the protein MFRRYLALAVAVLFTGLLAGCENTDSWVDAHAAQGWSAQYGDAANSSYTRSPGPEALRLEWSRSVKGEVGAQVALSANNRLAVNAQTAGGCSLMVWEADNNARQRWCTRLVLGGGWSSPLFDGFDNVYVGQPGTILSFPPTQWIRWRQPVIGMPTTPRLLDDGQLLVVTHLGQVLVFDGHRGTVVGTPLDLVSGVDPTDSQRGLGDCQPARSRCPVAAAPAFSHEAGRVVLSVWQPGAEAPVLVGLRYHRGEKTLLTQEWTSTAVGRGPLGSPVLSADGSTVYVNGRDQKLWALNSADGTPKWSVPLNYLAQTPPSVSPDGLIVAGGGPEAKLTAVRDAGDHGEVAWTRDDVVPLTTSSRAGGVGYTVAREGGHGQTLLVFDTADGHTLNAYPVPEATGWPVGVSIGHDHRIVTATSDGQVYGFAPA